Part of the Brevibacillus brevis genome is shown below.
TGATGCCGTGACCGGCCAGCACCATGCGCGCATTGACTTCCACTCCGGAGTTCGGCGCTCCCACGCCGACGCGCTTGCCTTTCAGATCGGCGACGGACTTGATATTCCGATCCTTGAGCGTCACGATCTGCACGTAGTTCAAGTACAGACCCGCCATGGCCCGCAAATCCTTGATAGCCCCGCCCTCCTTGAAATTTTCCTGGCCGGCGTAGGCAAACGTCGTCACGTCCGACATGACAAATGCCACATCCGCTTTCTTCGCCTTGATCAGGTTGATATTTTCCACAGAGGCTCCCGTCGATTGCACGGATGCGTTGTAGCCCAGCTTGTCCTTGTAGATTTTGGCCATCGCGCCGCCAAGCGTGTAGTAAGGCCCGGAGCTTCCTCCAGTGGCGATCGTCAAAAATTTTTGCTCGGCTCCTCCGCCCGACGTCGCTTCCCCTCCTTGCGGCGCAGCTCCCGGCGCTGTTGCAGCCCCGCCACCACAAGCCGAAACGGTCAATACGAGCAATACAGATGACAGGACCGTCAGCATCTTTCTTTTCAACACCTTTCATTCCCCCTTTATGTTTCTGAAACCGCTTACAACATTTGCTGAAAATGCAACTTCTGTGCCAATTCCGAAGTGGAGGAAGCTACCCGTCATGTCGGCACCCGCCAATAAAAATCCGGCAAAAAAATCCCCTTCCGTGAGGAAATTTTTGCCGGTTCCCTTTTATTCCGTTTCCAAATACTGCTTCAGCTTTTGCCGCAGTCCCCGTTCGCTGATCCCCAGCTGATCGGCCGTTTTCTTGCGATGCCCCCCGTTTCTCTCCAACGCATGCAGGATGATCCTCCGTTCCGCTTCTTCCAAGGTAATGCCGCCCGGGATCGTCACGCCGTCCGGCTCAAGCGGACGTTCTTGTCCCTCTCGCTTGCTTCCGGTCAGGGCAGGCGGCAGGTCTTCTACCGTAATCAGCTCCCCTTGGGACAGCGCAACCGCGTACTCGACGATATTGGACAGTTCCCTGACATTCCCGGGGTACGAATAAGCGTACAGCCGTTTTTTGGCCTCGGGAGTAAAGGCTTTCTCCCGCTTCCCCATGCTCAGCGTGCATCTCTGCAAAAAGTAGTCGATCAGAACCGCCACGTCCTCCATCCGCTCCCGCAGCGACGGCGTGCGAATCGGGATGACATTGAGGCGGTAAAAGAGATCTTCCCGAAAGGCTCCTCGGGCCACCTCCTCCTCCAATTGCCGGTTGGTCGCCGCGATGATGCGGATATCGACCTCTTTTGGCTCATAGCTGCCCAGCGGAGTCACGACTCTGTCCTGAATGACCCGCAGCAGCTTTGCTTGCAACGAGAGCGGCAATTCTCCGATCTCGTCGAGAAAAACCGTGCCGCCGTGGGAGCGCTCGAACAACCCCTTCTTGCTTTGATAAGCGCCGGTAAACGCCCCCTTTTCGTGCCCGAACAGCTCGCTTTCCAGCAGAGGCTCGGGGATCGCCGCGCAGTTGATCACGGAAAAGGGAGCCGCAGCGCGATTGCCTTCGAAGTGGATGGCCCTCGCCACCAGTTCTTTGCCTGTCCCGCTTTCCCCCGTGATCAGGATGCTGGACGGTATATCCTTCACTTTTTCGATCAGTGCGAACAGTCTTCCCATGACAGGGCTCTTCCCGATGATTCCGGCGTACGACTGCTGCTGTTTGACGGCTTCGCTGAGCACTCGCACCTGTTTGTGCAAGGCTTGAAATTCCAGCGCCTTCGCCAGCAGCAGCTTGACCTCATCGACGTGCAGAGGCTTGGTCAAGTAATGGTACGCTCCGGCTTTGATCGCCTCCACCGACGATTCGATCGTTCCGTAGGCTGTCATCATGATGACGGTCAGCTCGGGCCGGACAGCCTTGAGCCGGGGCAACAACGCGAGCCCGCTCGTCTGTCCCAGGCTTTGGTCCAGCAGCACGCAATCGATTCGCTCTGCCTGAACCATTTCCAACGCCGCATGGGCATCCGTCGCTGTCCAAACCACGTAGTCGTCTTCAAGCGCAAACGAGAGCGATACGCAAATCGAGGGTTCATCATCGACAATCAACAAGTGCTTCATCGCTGGCCTCCTGTTCAAACCTCAAGGTAAAAGTCGTGCCCGACCGCTCGACGCTGCTCACTTCCAGGCGAGCCCCGTGCTCCCGCATAATCTTTTGGCTGACGTACAGGCCGAGGCCGATCCCTTGGGCTTTGTTCGTATAAAACGGCTCAAACAGCTTGTCCAGCTGCTCCGGCAAGATGCCTTCACCCGTGTCCGAAACCGCCAGCCACACTCCTTTGGCATCCGCACCCGCCTGGATGATCAGCCGTTTTTCCCTGCTGGCTCCCATCGCTTCCAGCGCGTTTAAGACCAGGTTGATCAACACTTGCTTGAGCCTGGCTCTATCCACTGCAATCGTCAGCTGTTCCGGCACATTCACCCGCACCGCGATTTGCTCGGTTTCCAATCGTCTGGCAAATAGGCCAAGAACGGAATCGACGAGCTCTTTCACCCGGGTGTGCTGCATCTGGAGAGGTCTGGTGCGGGAATAATCCAGCAAATCCTCGAGAATCCGGTTCATCCGCTCCATTTCCTCGGGCATGTACCGGAGCATCTCTGTGCGAAAACGCGGGTCGTCTATCTTTTTCGGCAGCAGCTCGACGAAAGTCTTGATGGCTGTTAACGGATTGCGCAGCTCATGAGCGATCCCCGCCACCAGCTGTCCGAGCGCACGCAATTTCTCCTGGTCGACCAGCCGCGCTTGCATCCGTTTTTGTTCGGTCCGATCCTGCAAGGTGACGATCCACCCGACATGCTCCTGTGCCGCATTGGAAAACGGCGCCATGTAAAAGTGGTACACTTGCTGCGCGTCCCGGTCCCAGTAAAACTCATCCTCGTACTGCCTGCGTCCGTCCGCCGCAGCCGCTTCCCACGGCAGCTGCGGCAAGACGGAGGCGATATGCCTGCCGATGGGATCGCCCCGCAGCGACAGCATCCGCACCGCGACCTGGTTGACCAGCGTGATATGCCCATGGACGTCGAGGGAAAGGATCGAGCTC
Proteins encoded:
- a CDS encoding sigma-54 dependent transcriptional regulator produces the protein MKHLLIVDDEPSICVSLSFALEDDYVVWTATDAHAALEMVQAERIDCVLLDQSLGQTSGLALLPRLKAVRPELTVIMMTAYGTIESSVEAIKAGAYHYLTKPLHVDEVKLLLAKALEFQALHKQVRVLSEAVKQQQSYAGIIGKSPVMGRLFALIEKVKDIPSSILITGESGTGKELVARAIHFEGNRAAAPFSVINCAAIPEPLLESELFGHEKGAFTGAYQSKKGLFERSHGGTVFLDEIGELPLSLQAKLLRVIQDRVVTPLGSYEPKEVDIRIIAATNRQLEEEVARGAFREDLFYRLNVIPIRTPSLRERMEDVAVLIDYFLQRCTLSMGKREKAFTPEAKKRLYAYSYPGNVRELSNIVEYAVALSQGELITVEDLPPALTGSKREGQERPLEPDGVTIPGGITLEEAERRIILHALERNGGHRKKTADQLGISERGLRQKLKQYLETE
- a CDS encoding transporter substrate-binding domain-containing protein encodes the protein MRGSVWGSGELASSDKGGRVDMGMRKRSWIWLVICSCLLCSFPVAAQAEQKVVRVALDKALPPFSSVDEHGEISGFNIELIQAIASHNNWELEYVPLDWEEAVDALRNGEVDVLLGMKYTSRYDELFDFSESFFTMSEVLLVPATDRGIYTLNQLSEKVVAVQRGHSSMDLLESVRRVKMIVSFSQQEALSNLLRGRADAFIGNRWTAEYLLRKENRWDDFTMRSGLINPTDYAFAVRDGHGELIGALNEGLNQLYRDGTYTRLYSKFFEPYSPHLTDWWRKVVAGLLIVLAVGIISLATFYTWNKRLQAEVRRQTGALADVLAFQRKVLDHTESSILSLDVHGHITLVNQVAVRMLSLRGDPIGRHIASVLPQLPWEAAAADGRRQYEDEFYWDRDAQQVYHFYMAPFSNAAQEHVGWIVTLQDRTEQKRMQARLVDQEKLRALGQLVAGIAHELRNPLTAIKTFVELLPKKIDDPRFRTEMLRYMPEEMERMNRILEDLLDYSRTRPLQMQHTRVKELVDSVLGLFARRLETEQIAVRVNVPEQLTIAVDRARLKQVLINLVLNALEAMGASREKRLIIQAGADAKGVWLAVSDTGEGILPEQLDKLFEPFYTNKAQGIGLGLYVSQKIMREHGARLEVSSVERSGTTFTLRFEQEASDEALVDCR
- a CDS encoding TAXI family TRAP transporter solute-binding subunit yields the protein MLTVLSSVLLVLTVSACGGGAATAPGAAPQGGEATSGGGAEQKFLTIATGGSSGPYYTLGGAMAKIYKDKLGYNASVQSTGASVENINLIKAKKADVAFVMSDVTTFAYAGQENFKEGGAIKDLRAMAGLYLNYVQIVTLKDRNIKSVADLKGKRVGVGAPNSGVEVNARMVLAGHGITYDDIKADYLSYAEAIEQLKNNTIDAAFVTSGLPNSTVIDLSTTKDVEIVPIKKEDVDKMAQQYPFFVSAEIPAGLYKNDQPIQTAAIRNILLVRSDLSDDQVYKLTKTFFDEMPALKAAHNAANEIDVKEAGKNLVVPLHPGAEKYYKEVGALN